The following is a genomic window from Photobacterium sp. GJ3.
GGTTGAATTTCACCGGACGATAAGGGTTCTGAATAAAGCTGAAGACCTGACGGACTTCGTTGGTCAGTTCCGGATCGGCGGTAAAGAGAGAGAAATCGGTGTAGATGCGGGCGGTTTTCTCGTGGAAGTTGCCGGTTCCGATATGGGCGTAACGGACAATTTCGTCGCCTTCCTGCCGGGTGATCAGACAGAGTTTTGAGTGAATCTTCAGGCCCGGCACACTGAACACGACACGAACATCGGATTCGGTCAGCCGACGTGCCCACTCAATATTGGCTTCTTCATCGAATCGGGCCTGCAGTTCCACAACGACCGTGACCTGCTTGCCGTTGTTCACGGCATCAATCATGGAATCAATGATGCGGGAGTTTTTCGCCACCCGGTAAATATTGATGTAAATACTCCGGACTTTGGGATCGAAAGCGGCCTGGCGCACAAACTCTGTCATGTGATTGAAAGAGTGATACGGGTAGTAGAGCAGGATATCCTGTTCCCGAATGGCTTCAAAAGCGTTGCGGGCACTGGTGAACTGGTAGCTGTCGATCGGCGGCAGGGGCTTATTTTCCAGATACTTGCGCCCGACATTCGGGAAGCTGATGAAGTCTTTAAAGTTATGGTAGCGGCCACCGGGAATGATACTGTCGTAGCTGGAGACTTTCAGCAGGCTGCACAGCTTTTCGATTAATTCGCCCGGCATGTCCCGCTGATACACAAAACGCACCGGCATCGCGGTCAGTCGCTGACTCAGGCCTTCGGACATCAGCTCCAGAATACTGTGATCCACTTCCTGACTGAGATCGTATTCCGCATCCCGGGTCATTTTCATGGAATAAGCAGATAAACTGTCGTAATCAAAGAACCCACTGAAAATGTCATCCAGACACAGACGAATGATGTTATCGAGCAGAATCAGTGTCTTGCGGTTTTTGCCTTTGGCTTCCGGGACTTTGATGAAACGGGGCAACTGATCGGTTGGGATCTCCAGCAGTGCATACTGACTGGATTCGCCCTGCCTCATATCAATGGCCAGATAGGTGTATTCATCTTTCAGGAACTGAAGCAGATCGATATCTTCGGTCAGCAGGATCGGGGTGACATGCGGCAGAATGGTGTTGCGGAAATAGCGTTTCAGCCATTCGCTCTGGTTGTCATCAATTTGCTGTTCATTGACCAGAAAGATATTGCGCCGTGCCATTTCCAGCAGGATTTCATTGTAGAGCGTGTCGAAGTCCTGATTCATTTTCAGCACCCGACTCTGAATCTTACTCAGCAGATGCTTGGCATTGTCGTTGACCCCTTGCTCCTGACTGATCAGGATGCGCCGCTTTACATCAGCAAAGCGGACTTTATAGAACTCATCGGTGTTGCTTGAAAAAATACCCAAAAAGCGAACGCGCTCAATCAGTGGGACGGATTTATCAGCGGCTTCCTGCAGGACGCGTTCATTAAAAGACAGCCAGCTCAGTTCTTTATCGATATAAAGCGGTTCAGTACTCATGATTTTCCTAACACAAGAATCAACAGCAATTAATGGACCTCGATTCCCTCCGGTTCTTCGAAATCAATCGTCAGATCATCTGCGAGACTTTCCAATTGCAATTGCACGGTCGACACAGAAAGCGATGCTGGAATTTCGAGTTCGAACCAGGCGGTAAAAATGGGGTAGCCCCAATTTGGAGCACTGTGGGTATCGGTTTTCAATTTATAAATATTGATGCCCAGCTCGCCGAGGCTGGTCGTAACTTCTTTGACAATGCCGGGACGGTCATTCCCGGTGACGGTCAGCGATTGCAGTTGCTTGGGAGGCGGAGTGAGGTGAGTGTCTTCTTCAATATGAATCTTCAGCCCTTCGAGTTTGGACATGGCCTGCCGAAATGCTTTCACGGATGCTTCCGGAACATCGACCTGAAGAATGCCGGCAAATTGTCCGGCCAGATGATTCATACTGCTACCCAGCCAGTTTCCCTGGTGCTGATATACAGTATCCGATAACTTTCCAACTAAACCTTGGCGATCCTGGCCAATGACAGTAATGACAAGATGCTTCATGTCGTGCCTCCTTCTGGTAGCGGTTCAATTCATTATCTGACCCCACTCTGATTATGTCCAGACAGGATATGCATTGAGTGACCAGAATACGGCTACCGTCATAAAGCATTCAGATTATTCGGTTTTTGTGACACTTTTATGTCAGCCAACCATCCTGTGCACAGATTCATTTGTGAAATGAAAAACTTACGGGTCGTGTAATATAATTGTCATCTAACAGACATATAATTTGTCAGTATGTAACTTTCATGGGGTGAGAATGGCAAATGCCGGTGCATTTTTGACAGACGACAGCCGTATCCGTCGATATAAAGACAGGGTGGCGCGTTATAGTGTGATTGCCGGTGGAATTTTTGTCCTTTTAACGCTCGTTCTGATCTTCTTCTATCTGCTGTATGTGATATTGCCTGTTTTCTCACCGGCAAGGATCACACCTGTTCAGGCATTCACGGTACCGCTTTCAGACACCCGGGCGGTGATGCTGAATGATCAGGGCACCGCTGCATTTCATTTTTCATCATCCGGTGAGCTGAGTCTGGTCCCGCTGAATCCGAAAGCAACCCCTGTGTCGTCGCTTTCTGTGTCGGTGATGGAACAACCAACCAGCTTTGCCGCTGGTTTGCCGCATGAACAGGTTTTTGCCTACGGGGATGCCCGCGGGGGCGTGCGTGTGGTCAAACCTTTGGTTCATCAGGGGCAGCTACGGGCCGCCTATCCGCTGGATCAGACGTATATCCAGCTCGATCCGCTGGGGCAGCCTTTGGTCCGGTTGGCGATTTCTGTCCGGCGGCAGGTTGCGACCCTGGTTGGTCTGACGCAGGATCACCGTTTGGTCGCGAAAGTGTTTCAACGCACGCATGGCTTAGATGCCAGTGCGCAGGACTGGGCTGAAACCACGCTGTCCATGCCTGAGATCTCTGAAGAGATCACCGCGATGATTGCGACGCCGGATGGTCGTTCGCTGTATCTGCTGGCAGGAGACTGGCTGCGTGCGATTGATTTACAAGGGGTAAAAGGCAGCATCCGCCTGCAGCAGAATGTCAGCCGGGGCTCGGGTCAGCCTGTGGCCATGACCGCATTGTCCGGGGCGAACTCTTTGCTGATCACTGGTGCGAACGGCGACGTGGTTCAGTGGTTTGAAGGGGTGAAAGGCGGGCGCCGCCAGTTGATAGCGGCCCGCAGTTTTGAAGCAGCGCAGGGCGGATTGCAGCAACTGACCCCGGAGTATTACCGAAAAGGTTTTTTTGCGATTCAGGACGACGGCACACTGAATGCGTATTACATGTCGGACAGCACCCACCCGGTGCTGAGCACGCCGTTATTTATCAAGAAACAGGGTCAATTACCTGAACTGATGGCCATTTCGCCGCGGGCCAATCGTCTGCTGGCGATTGACGGGGCGCAATGGCAGTTATTCTGGGTTGAAAACCCTTATCCAGAAGTCAGCTTTCACAGTCTGTGGCGAAAGGTCTGGTACGAAGGTTATCCAGAGCCGGATTATGTCTGGCAGTCGACTTCGGCTTCCGATGAATCCGAGCCCAAACTCAGTTTAGTGCCAATCGTATTTGGCACGCTGAAAGCCGCCGTTTATGCACTGTTTTTTGCGATTCCGCTGGCATTAGCCGGTGCGATCTATACGGCTTATTTTATGTCGACCAAGATGCGCCGGGTCATTAAGCCTACGGTTGAGATCATGGAAGCCTTACCCACGGTGATTCTGGGATTTCTGGCCGGGATCTGGCTGGCGCCGCTGGTGGAAACCCACTTGATTGGCATTGGGCTGTGTTTGCTGATTTTGCCGCTGGCGATGGTTGCTGTCGGGTTCGGTTGGGCATTCCTGCCGGGACGCTGGCATCGCCGGGTGCCGACAGGTCTGCATATATTGCTGT
Proteins encoded in this region:
- the ppk1 gene encoding polyphosphate kinase 1 encodes the protein MSTEPLYIDKELSWLSFNERVLQEAADKSVPLIERVRFLGIFSSNTDEFYKVRFADVKRRILISQEQGVNDNAKHLLSKIQSRVLKMNQDFDTLYNEILLEMARRNIFLVNEQQIDDNQSEWLKRYFRNTILPHVTPILLTEDIDLLQFLKDEYTYLAIDMRQGESSQYALLEIPTDQLPRFIKVPEAKGKNRKTLILLDNIIRLCLDDIFSGFFDYDSLSAYSMKMTRDAEYDLSQEVDHSILELMSEGLSQRLTAMPVRFVYQRDMPGELIEKLCSLLKVSSYDSIIPGGRYHNFKDFISFPNVGRKYLENKPLPPIDSYQFTSARNAFEAIREQDILLYYPYHSFNHMTEFVRQAAFDPKVRSIYINIYRVAKNSRIIDSMIDAVNNGKQVTVVVELQARFDEEANIEWARRLTESDVRVVFSVPGLKIHSKLCLITRQEGDEIVRYAHIGTGNFHEKTARIYTDFSLFTADPELTNEVRQVFSFIQNPYRPVKFNQLIVSPRNSRSRLYELIDREIDNAKQNQRAAITLKVNNLVDKGLVNRLYQASSAGVQVDMIIRGMCSLVPGIPGISDNIRIISIVDRFLEHPRIMVFENDGNPEVYISSADWMTRNIDNRIEVGCPIRQPELKQKIIDILNIQFSDTVKARILDKSMSNNYVPRGNKRKIRSQIEIYDYLKQSEKKLQKEASRKADAEATQENNENAA
- a CDS encoding glycine cleavage system protein R, which translates into the protein MKHLVITVIGQDRQGLVGKLSDTVYQHQGNWLGSSMNHLAGQFAGILQVDVPEASVKAFRQAMSKLEGLKIHIEEDTHLTPPPKQLQSLTVTGNDRPGIVKEVTTSLGELGINIYKLKTDTHSAPNWGYPIFTAWFELEIPASLSVSTVQLQLESLADDLTIDFEEPEGIEVH
- a CDS encoding ABC transporter permease subunit — protein: MANAGAFLTDDSRIRRYKDRVARYSVIAGGIFVLLTLVLIFFYLLYVILPVFSPARITPVQAFTVPLSDTRAVMLNDQGTAAFHFSSSGELSLVPLNPKATPVSSLSVSVMEQPTSFAAGLPHEQVFAYGDARGGVRVVKPLVHQGQLRAAYPLDQTYIQLDPLGQPLVRLAISVRRQVATLVGLTQDHRLVAKVFQRTHGLDASAQDWAETTLSMPEISEEITAMIATPDGRSLYLLAGDWLRAIDLQGVKGSIRLQQNVSRGSGQPVAMTALSGANSLLITGANGDVVQWFEGVKGGRRQLIAARSFEAAQGGLQQLTPEYYRKGFFAIQDDGTLNAYYMSDSTHPVLSTPLFIKKQGQLPELMAISPRANRLLAIDGAQWQLFWVENPYPEVSFHSLWRKVWYEGYPEPDYVWQSTSASDESEPKLSLVPIVFGTLKAAVYALFFAIPLALAGAIYTAYFMSTKMRRVIKPTVEIMEALPTVILGFLAGIWLAPLVETHLIGIGLCLLILPLAMVAVGFGWAFLPGRWHRRVPTGLHILLLMPVLVLVGYLCFAISPMIEQAYFNGDIRSYLTNVWGIGYDQRNALVVGIAMGFAVIPTIFTIAEDAIYSVPSHLSNGSLALGATPWQTLTRVVLLTASPGIFSAVMMGLGRAVGETMIVLMATGNTPLLEWNVLEGLRTLSATIAIEMPESEVGSAHYRVLFLAAFVLFIFTFFFNTLAEIVRQRLRDKYKSL